TGTACTTTTCTATAAATTGCAAAGGAACAGACCATTGGGTAATAAGAGGGTAACAATAAGATATTCAACACGCAAAGTACCATGTAAGTATATTGAATTTATGCTGTACTTTTCTATAAATTGCAAAGGAACAGACCATAATGTTTGGGTAATAAGGGGGTAACAATAAGATATTCAACACGCAAAGTACCACGCAAGTATATTGAATTTACGGTGTACTTTTCTTTAAATTGCAAAGGAACAGACCATTGGGTAATAAGAGGGTAACAATAAGATATTCAACACGCAAAGTACCATGTAAGTATATTGAATTTATGCTGTACTTTTCTATAAATTGCAAAGGAACAGTTCATAATATTTAAGTAATGAGGGGGTAACAATAAGATATTCAACACGCAAAGTACCTTGTAAGTATATTGGATTTACGGTGTACTTTTCTATAAATTGCAAAGGAACAGACCATAATGTTTGGGTAATAAGGGGGTAACAATAAGATATTCAACACGCAAAGTACCACGCAAGTATATTGAATTTACGGTGTACTTTTCTTTAAATTGCAAAGGAACAGTCCATAATATTTGAGTAATAAGGGGGTAACAATAAGATATTCAACATGCAAAGTACCATGTAAGTATATTGAATTTATGCTGTACTTTTCTATAAATTGCAAAGGAACAGACCATAATGTTTGGGTAATAAGGGGGTAACAATAAGATATTCAACACGCAAATTGAATTACTtcagccaccgtgctgccatttcTATACTCATATtagaataataatgttattaccCACTGATtaaattgaatatattgaatTTACGGTGTACTTTAAGTATCGTATACATATAAAGAATATTGCAAGGGTGGTGACAACCTAACGCAACCTGCAAACACCTGCGTAAGTACATTAATAATAGTACTCTCAGAACAGTAAATGCAACTGTTGCATTTCAGTGATTGTATAGCTGATGTTTTTGTAGAAAAATGTAGTGTAATTTTGTCTTCAATCTATTTAAACTGCTGCTGTAGTTTTCTCTCTTCTTACTGTTCAAATTGAAGTCCAGCTTCTTCCCTCCTTGTTCCCTatagttaaagggtaaatactTACACTAGGAACACTACACTaggagtgttgaagctggcttctgctaaATGAAACTGcaaaactatcttcagtaaactttatttatttgagtctctgactccggctcttcttcatctgacagactgctcattctttgggttaaaactgtaagtGATCCCTCCGTTCATCTGACACACCAGACAGTTAATCTTCATCACCAACAGTCTCCTAACCAGAATCATCAATTTGTCAAGTCAGATcacctttatttctgtagcacaTTGTGTCAAACTGCTTTACAAGGATgaacagtataaaataaaatgaagataaaacaaCATTGTGGTCCACATGTAACTGCTCCATTCCCTCATTCAAGCCAAAAGGGTTTTTATAAGCCCCTGTTtactaaataataacaaaaaagtgaCTTTGCGGAAGATGAAACTGTGTTCAAATGACTAAAGGTGTAAACATTTACCCTGTAAGACTAACAGAGAGACAATTTGAGCAAACATTGGAGAGAAACTCTAGAGATTTAGTTGCTTACATATAAAATGAAGTAAATGTCTGCCCAGTGTTTTGGTGGTTGAGTCAGGTTTTAGAAGGTACACAGTGTCAGGTAATGCGACAATACCTCACGAAAACAAGTACAAAGCACTTGTCCTCACTGTAGAGGCACATTCAAAAGCACCACAACCTGCTCTAATCCCTTTGGCTAGAGTTGCTGACACTGGCTAACCTTTTAGAATAGGCCCTCTCTCATGCTGTGGGAAGGTCACTGCATCTTACCCAAACGGTCCATGTGCAGTAACACCACTGCGCTACTCACTGTTTTTAAGAAGACAACCCAAATCTACCATTAACCCATACTGCTGAGAGGAGCCAGGTCAGTGGATACTCTATATTTTTGATACTGAATTATTGTCATGTGCCCATTCAAAACATGTTTAGAAACATATTAGTCTTTAACATGCTATAATTACAACTGcactctgatatatatatatatatatatatatatatatatatatatatatatatatatacacacacacacacacacacactctaaaaacGTTAACTCAATagttggtgctttgttgggttattttgaacCTTTTTATTAATAACTCAGTTGGGTTAAATGTTTGGTGCTTTCCTTGGTTATTTTAgcctttgttgggttatttatttagtaactcaaccagttgggttaaaaatttagAAATTTTACAGTCAACTGATTGTAAACAGCCGTATTAATATGCACAAGTagtgttgtttttgcgttataaagtttattttagcTCTAAcgcaataatgttgttgttttttatcaaattacctctctgtgtcgtgtttttttatatctgttttaacaGCACTCTTAATTTGACGATACAAACGCAAACGTATAGACGATCTATACACGGATAAAAGtgctttctctacctccgtgttcatttctacagttctttttttttttttttttttttggagggaatgatacacatatttaaaatattagagGTTAAGCCCCTTTTTTGccaaaaataacccaacaaattggTTATTttgtaacccaaattgttgggttaaccttaacaACTCAATGGATAGGGTTAAAATAACACAACAGCAGGTCGGTGCCAAAacaacccatcattgggttaCCCGTTGGGTTATTATTTAACCCAACCATTTTAAGTGAGTAGTTATTTAATATGTTTCCTACCTGAGTGACGTGAATAATTGCTCACTCGCTACATTTTGAAGCTATTTTCAATCAAAGTTTTTGATTACATTTGGTCGCCACATTGATGTCGAGTTACTATATGCAGTTCATTTCAACTGTGGTCTATTTTAACACCTGTAGTGAATCCaaaggaattaaaaaagaaaaaatgactgAAGGTGATCGGGAACTTTCAGCTTTGATTCAGGAGCTCTGGGACAATGACACCAACCGCCTGAGACCTGGGATCGATTATCGCATTTCTCTACAGGTAATTTTGAAATGAtccttttgttcatttttgaggtATACTAAATAATAAATGGGTAATGCTGATTAATATTTGGAATCTGCTTTCTGTTACACTCTTAACTTTTACAATGCAAGTGACATAAATTTTCTATTTTGTGTTTGTTGACCTAAGGTCATAAGGTCAAAGTGCACCTATTTAACACAAACACTGAAATGGGTATTGTTCCTGAGTGCTGTTTTTAGAAACAATTCAAAGTGGCACTTTTATACATGGCTGAAAAACATCAACTTTAATGCTTATTAGGTTGGACATTATACTATTATGTTGACATTATACGCCAGGgctttgtcatgggggccagtttatgaaaagcatcccaaatgaggggtcGGAGAGAtttgacttgcaatatgagtgaggaCACAACAGCAACATAAGCTGTATTTTTGCTCTCTAAGACACGCACGCTGGCTTTTTCTAcgttaaaatctaaatatattatattttgaaactacataacatcactgcattgtacaatgtggcttttttttacaaaaatattcaaatgttgtatttcgtaGCACAACAAAGTCAGTGTATTGCTCaggtaggcttcttctacattcagacacattcatatgttgtgcTTTAAACTGAggaacaattagggatgcaacgattagagattttggttgtacgattatagtctgaagaataatcatggtttcgtGGTTATCactattattttgcatttattacattcaaaacaatacTAATTTAGAAAACCCTAGTATATTTTAAAACGTTTATTGCTGCTCActaaccaaacacacacaaaatattaataaaacaaacaatagtccatttctctctttgaacttaaaaataaatgaaagtcttTGATTTAAAcgagtgataattttacaatgaaaataaatgacagaacaatgaataaaataagaagaaataaaaaatagtatttgccTAATGTtgatttaagctatatattagctaagaatttaaataaactgttgttattatctgcgttcatacgtacataatcatttgtaataattcgtctaacgtatcttttgtttacactgcactgaaagacaactctcaccactacagcgtgAGAGAATTTCTACTGTGTGTGcctgttttgtcagtttagtggcgtacgaaattgtacgattttaaaaaggaggcgtggcacctaaccccacccctaaacccaaccgtcatttggggatgagcaaatcgtactgaatcttacgaattagattgtacgaattcatacgaattagccactaagtcaaaaagttacgaattgccctgAGATTGTGTTGCAAGGACGCGAGTGCGTCATTCTGCTTGCGAGCCGTGCGCGCAccgctcccaatatgcgcacgTCTCTATTGGAAATGATGAACTTGGAtgcggaaaagacgcaatatgtgaactgcctgctgctatagttaatccaatgtgcgtgcgtcttagcctcggtataagctcggaactttaaactagcacacagttgacataactttgtttagctgcagcagttttgttccatgcaacagaaacgtgccgttgagaagcctttacgactAAATAACCATAATGAataaagcgcggttaatagtgaaattaggctaatcattgcatccttATTAAtcatatcagtgcattgtacaaaaggtcttttctacaaacatatccataTGTTTTTGCCTGcccgcgccactcgcttaatgttaCCTCACTCcctctctgcgcagccttcaactgtagctcatgctgtattgagcagacgcacgtcacttcataactatagcggacGTTtcttcgactgaactaaattttatttttgatgtcttggtcacttTATTTGGACGGCAAGAACAAATTGCCTCAGGGGCCGGGTTCGCCtattgaatagccctgttatACGCATTGCAATTACGTCATTTAACTAAAACTAACTGGCTGAATTGCAAAGATAAGAAATAAATTGTAGCTCAAAGTATTGATCATGTCAACATTTCAGATTAAAGTCCGTAATCTACATACTGTTTTTCAGCTTTCATGCTAACCTGCTATAGAAACACACTTGAAACATTcccatactcattcattcattttcctttggcttagtcccttatttatcaggggtcgccactgtggaattaaccaccaactattccagcatatgttttacgcaatggatgcctttctagccccaacccagtactggaaaacacccgtacactgttgcattcacacacactcgctACATACTCTTTAATTTGtccaattcacctagagcgcatgtgtttggactgtgggggaaactggagctctcagaggaaacccacggggagaacatgcaaactccacagagaaacggcacctggcccagccgggactccaaccagcgaccttcttgctgaggcaacagtgctaaccactgagccaccgtgctgccatttcTATACTCCTATtagaataataatgttattaccCACTGATTAATAGCTTGTTTAGCTATGCCAGCATTGTATGAACAATATATCAATATGCCTTTGGAAGTTCTTCACGCTTTTCTTTATCTCGCAGGGTAAAGCAGGTGATCTGGCAGGTGTTCCCGATGACAATGATGGAGCAGGGAtgcctttgttttcatttgttgatgaaaacattttcaaaaaggaGACTTTCTTAGGTAGGAAATATATATCTGATACTTATCTAGttaatccaaaactgaaaatcattcactcaccctttacttgtttcaaaccattatAAGTTTCTGTTGTTAAACATAAAAATGTGATACTTTGGAACCATTAttggaaccattgacttccattgcatttGTCTTTCTTACTAGGGAAATTGTTTTTACTTGTCTAAAGTAAAGTAGCTCATTACTTTTCACAGTGTATGCGCTTGCAGCCCTGTAGTCCATTGTTTTGGTTGACATGGACCCCTTCATGACTGAATCCATAACATGCATACACATGATTCATAAAgtgcggtttatttataaactaatttttagAGGACCACGTGCTtctgattgatcacggctggtctcaCATCAGTTTCAGATACCgcgccaatcagatgaatactaaCACActgtaaataaccagagtttttgacttcagtcatcttcgtcttgaagaatccccctttctaCCCTTACTCCTCCCACTTCTCCTGATAGGGCAGCATGGCAGCCCAGgggttagaactgttgcctcacagcaagaacgccactgATTCGAGCCCTTACCGGGCCAGGCTGCGTTTCTGTgcagttagcatgttctccccatgcttgcatgggttttccccggtttcctcccaccgtccaaacacataccaaataaataaattgactaatccaaagtggCATCAGAAGTCAAGCCCTTAGCCAGCTATATCTCTTGGCTATTCCTAACAAATTCACAAgcaggggagctcttgagaccttcCTGAGCTTAAACTCTCCTCTTGCAcgtcaaacgggagggagcccaaggcttgaggatattctgagctcagggctctctcccgggacagcatcagctgtgtgaactcttgaaatgatgttTTACTAGTTTACACAGAGATAAGCACATCATTTTCCAAACCTGGACTTTGAAAATGATGATTGGGCCAGTATAATGTTGTAACCAAGTAGATATGAAAGCTTGGTTCCATATACCTTTAGTTTATAGCATTCAGACTCTTTTTCTTTCTCACATTTATAGGTATATATATCCTGAATTCTGTCTTAACAAGCAAATATGAGTTTCTATCACAATTCGGGTGGCAatgtggctcaatggttagcactgtcgccttacagcaagaaggttgctggtttgagtcccagttgagccagttggcatttctgtatggagtttgcatgctctccagtttatcccacagtccaaaaagatgcgttataggtgaattggatgaattacattggccgtagtgtaagagtgcgtgtgaatgtgagagtgtatgggtgtttcctagtactgggttgcagctagaagggcatcctctgcataaaacatatgcccaaggaaaatgaatgaatgtcacaattctgaaaaaaatattttatataatttttatttcagaGATGTAAATGGGCTTTCAGAGACATAACTCATAAATAGTTATCAGTTTATAGTTGAAAATGGTGTTGTGTAAATGCCCCCTAATAAGTCTGCAATTAGTGGTCGAGATACCTAGTATCTCAAAATGTAGATGTATAGATGTAGAAGACTTTGGTATAATTGGAAAATAATATGGATCTAAGCAAGTATCCAAGAGATGATGctgaaatgtattatttacataattatgtTGTGTCTTTTCAGCTTTCATCTCACTTCTGGACAACTATGAAAGTGATACTGGTGAACCAGAGATTGTCACACCAGAGGAAGAAATGGAAAACCATAGGTTCTTGGATTCAGTCATTAAGACCCCCACTATGAAGGTAATAAATGAGTAAAgtaagacccaatcccaattccaccccttagcccttccccttacccccgTTTTGCGCGTGCatgccaaggggtaggggtgtcccaattctctttagcttgaaggcgtagggctaaggggaaggggtgaataccccttcaAGAAGATTTTTCAGgcccacactcgaaaccaaggggtaagaaaatttcccagaatactccAGGCACAACAGCAGTATTGCTAAACCcggaaggagatccacaaattagtattttttttgtcatttattaagaatttttacgacaaacaaacataagttttaatcatagactgtaaaatatatggacgttgtatccgtgacgtcacccataggtttctgaacactgcaaaagaagctacaagtaggcgcggccaaccgtcgccattttggtctcgcgtcatcgcacccacggcgggataccaaacaagggcaaagaggcggagagtgagcggagctccagacacctgctggcactttgcttagacctggcagacagactttactttgggagaagcgcttgatactttattacctgcgactcgtttgtgttctgaccacatgtgcttggctgtacactatatcaataaagtgtttagacttttaaaaacactgtagtaatacattgaaccactaagcattgctcttatgatgtttttctacaggaggaaaatgcaaattacttccaaacacttcagatatagtgtgttagtaaatgcaagactattgatgagctccaggcataacactgtatgataacgcttcagatgactgttctagagcctacagctaatcaatctgtcacaatctggagtgctttacgggtctaaagaacattataaatgataaatgatcttaaaacacacacatgtatagagttggtatacaagtatataactttactcacatgggaaacgaggccacatgaatggtttgtgagcacaataaagtgcacacagcatcccatatcatctgataattgtaagaaataagtccaaaaggcagatGACTGTgcaaagccacataaaacaacacaaaaatacgatgaacatgccgagatcagtggctaatctgctggattcagctgaggtgaagtgacggcgaccagcgagacctagctgtcactcaagtggccacgcccttaattatgcaaacttaatataacctaatataaaggaaatggatgagttataaaaaaaattcacccccctcacagttgtcatggagggtaataatagctatatgaaccaaaatcgttctttgtaccaggctgtaaacaccttttttttttatttttgctgtaaagttggccattctaacagtgggctcaatttgatgggcggaattttgatgaattgcagtttcagttacttccgtattggcttcccgagggagagcaggaggttgccgcttggttttaatacaataataaccacgttcgtgttttactgtcatgctttttaaaagaaacgctaaaaaaaaaaaaaacttataatcCCTATTAAttactcctgtacagcagtcccacaacattctgtcactcaatgacactggaatacccagtcagtaatgtctagttgctggaaattagctttttacagtgtctgctataatgttaatgttgttttttgtgtgtttacattgatcaatatggccactgtgtaaatacacagtacattacgatcttattgccacattagattgttatgataacatgatatataccTTCAGGgatctcctgaagataaaaaccaaaaaataacacaactggattAACCACAGCAGTCATGATCGTCTGATGTCACATgtagcaagagatcgcgatgacatatgatgacgtgtgcaggtgctgtagtgctgtgccaatccttaggggtaaattttgaagcctttccccttaaccctcggttctAAGGGTCAAGGTGAAGggaaaggggtacaaaaatagaattgggattgggcctaaatgtttcagtttgttttttcaTTGCATGTGAGTTTATGTCCCTTAATTTCTGGATgagtataaaataaacatttttacaatgtCATATTTGCTACTATTAGATTGCCCACAAATATCTAGTGGAGAAGCGTCTTTCTCCAGAGGATACCACAGGCTTCAAACAGCAGCTGTATAAGATTTGGTTTGAGCTCTATGCCAGGAAAGGATCTAGTAAGTAAGTACGCAAGTTATCATTCaccctaaaaaaaaaatgtattttaagattTGAGCTTTCTTTCAGATTGGGAAGTCCATGGTAAACAAAACTgatatagaaatatattttatttccacATAAGCACATTTGGCCCTATCATACAATCTCAATTATATCATTTCACATCctccgccatgttgtttaaatgggAAAGGCATTTGCTCCACTTTGTTTGCCCATAGGCATATTAAG
The sequence above is drawn from the Danio aesculapii chromosome 21, fDanAes4.1, whole genome shotgun sequence genome and encodes:
- the endou2 gene encoding uridylate-specific endoribonuclease B isoform X1 translates to MSSYYMQFISTVVYFNTCSESKGIKKEKMTEGDRELSALIQELWDNDTNRLRPGIDYRISLQGKAGDLAGVPDDNDGAGMPLFSFVDENIFKKETFLAFISLLDNYESDTGEPEIVTPEEEMENHRFLDSVIKTPTMKIAHKYLVEKRLSPEDTTGFKQQLYKIWFELYARKGSSKPDSSGFEHVFVGETRGGHTVIGFHNWIQLYLQEKLGHIDYKGYSVNANSPQPDENKHMLALQFSWKNGIKPKGSIFIGVSPEFEFSLYTLCFLMSPNERVKVSFNVYDVEIVCHHYNQKHIGTTYPVLVKYLRV
- the endou2 gene encoding uridylate-specific endoribonuclease B isoform X2; its protein translation is MTEGDRELSALIQELWDNDTNRLRPGIDYRISLQGKAGDLAGVPDDNDGAGMPLFSFVDENIFKKETFLAFISLLDNYESDTGEPEIVTPEEEMENHRFLDSVIKTPTMKIAHKYLVEKRLSPEDTTGFKQQLYKIWFELYARKGSSKPDSSGFEHVFVGETRGGHTVIGFHNWIQLYLQEKLGHIDYKGYSVNANSPQPDENKHMLALQFSWKNGIKPKGSIFIGVSPEFEFSLYTLCFLMSPNERVKVSFNVYDVEIVCHHYNQKHIGTTYPVLVKYLRV